The Chthonomonas sp. genome segment TGATTAGCTAGGTCTAAAGAGTCGTTGGTTTTGGGCCAATATTTCTTCTCGGAACACTGTTCCGAAAGGGGATTTGAGCAAAGATGTCAACGACCAAGACCGGAGCGGGAGAAAAGGCGATCAGCATTAGCGCCGTGAGTAAGATCACGGCCATTGAAGTTTATACGCTTCGTTATTGGGAAACCGAGTTTCCGTCCTATCTCAATCCTCCCCGAACCCGCGGCGGCCAACGCCGTTATCGCCCCAACGATATCCAGAAAGTTTTCGTTCTCAAGCGGTTGCTTCGAGAACAGATGTTTAGCATCGCTGGTGCTAGAAAATACTTAGCTGATCAGTCAAAAGCCGCATAACCAGCTAAGACCATAGGTGCGCCCTCCGACTGAAGGGCGCATTTTT includes the following:
- a CDS encoding MerR family transcriptional regulator, giving the protein MSKITAIEVYTLRYWETEFPSYLNPPRTRGGQRRYRPNDIQKVFVLKRLLREQMFSIAGARKYLADQSKAA